A window from Candidatus Nitrospira neomarina encodes these proteins:
- a CDS encoding DUF4385 domain-containing protein has translation MSFDYTLDFDAVDFRKHPELYRIGKGEQGVLLVEPYKSEILPHWKFKTPQMARRSANWIYKLFLAYKAKGDFVGMDMARKYLQMGYTRSRRYANHKSGRKYTQQSREILPVVEDEEKAESAKIFYQKWKKAKENKEYLKLKQRHKDRYFKQEL, from the coding sequence ATGTCATTCGATTACACACTGGATTTCGACGCCGTTGATTTCAGAAAGCATCCGGAACTGTATCGTATCGGAAAAGGAGAGCAGGGAGTCCTTCTGGTTGAACCCTATAAGAGCGAGATATTACCCCACTGGAAATTTAAAACCCCCCAGATGGCTCGCAGGTCGGCTAACTGGATTTACAAGTTATTTCTCGCATACAAGGCCAAGGGCGACTTTGTCGGAATGGATATGGCACGTAAATACTTGCAGATGGGGTATACGAGGTCGAGAAGATATGCCAACCACAAATCAGGCCGTAAGTATACTCAACAGAGCAGGGAAATCCTGCCGGTTGTAGAAGATGAAGAGAAGGCTGAATCAGCTAAAATCTTTTACCAGAAGTGGAAGAAAGCCAAAGAAAATAAGGAATATTTGAAACTGAAGCAGAGGCACAAAGATAGGTATTTCAAACAGGAGCTCTGA
- the malQ gene encoding 4-alpha-glucanotransferase: MGQLPATQTSQKKSSVSLLHQLARRHGIQPVFRDESGNRRVVPDESLRGLLRLMGVSAHTPQHVRKSVLASKASEWTKPLEETFVIPQSKLSSGWRLHIPLGPESLSSLHLDWTIRGENKFRATHQASGTSIKILARKKINGRHYLRVSLPFPRQLPLGYYTLQLSITSPSFRAHETSRVIVTPDSAYAPPSYKQGRGLWGLTVQLYGVRTKRNWGIGDFGDLNDLVQWAGNDLGAAMVGVNPLHALLPGEISPYSPSSRMFHNPLYLDIERIPEHDESPVAQRRVKSRVFQNTLSALRASPTVDYDSVQAIKYKHFEILYRQFLKNHLVPRSRRGLAFLRFIQQQGSNLEHFACFQVLGEIFSRTRSPKKKAKSWQNWPKEFRDPLSPQVQRFSRKHATRINFFRYLEWICQDQLEEVRKTARRLRMPVGLYQDLAVGIDPNGYEAWAFQNQLVTQASIGTPPEIFSPKGQNWNLVPLSPEHLHQQGYEVFVKTFQAMMNGGGLLRIDHAMGLFRLFWIPRGKSPSEGAYIHYPAEALLAILALESHKSQTTIVGEDLGTITPHIRATLSLSGLLSYRLLLFEKSRKGNFIPPHRYKKSAMVAVSTHDLPTLKGYWEGRDIHWKTQLNVYTDSTARGKEWRARNHEKRLLLQALRKEGLLAGPHSGTPQSLPSFTSELQQAVYAYLARTPSFLLAISLEDLLGDTDTPNIPGAPSRAYPVWRMKAGSQGSDLHEWRDSPDIAKLVRVINRERKRPQSAKNKQSKTTRSPSRHS, translated from the coding sequence ATGGGACAATTACCGGCTACCCAAACTTCACAAAAGAAATCTTCTGTTTCTCTCTTGCATCAATTAGCACGGCGTCATGGGATTCAGCCCGTCTTTCGCGACGAAAGCGGCAATCGGAGAGTGGTGCCTGATGAAAGTTTGCGAGGCCTCCTTCGTCTAATGGGTGTTTCCGCCCACACACCCCAACACGTCCGGAAATCGGTTTTGGCGTCGAAGGCCAGTGAATGGACAAAACCTCTTGAAGAAACGTTCGTCATTCCTCAATCGAAATTGTCCTCAGGATGGAGGTTGCACATTCCTCTAGGACCGGAATCACTTTCTTCCTTACACCTCGACTGGACCATCCGGGGAGAAAACAAGTTTCGAGCAACCCATCAGGCCAGTGGAACTTCGATAAAGATCCTTGCCCGAAAAAAAATCAACGGGCGGCACTATCTGCGTGTCAGTCTTCCTTTTCCCCGCCAGTTGCCGCTGGGATATTATACGCTCCAATTGTCAATCACCTCTCCTTCGTTCCGGGCACATGAAACTTCGCGTGTCATCGTCACTCCAGACAGCGCATATGCCCCGCCCTCTTATAAGCAGGGCCGTGGTCTCTGGGGATTGACCGTTCAACTTTATGGTGTACGGACTAAACGGAATTGGGGAATCGGTGATTTCGGTGACCTGAATGATTTAGTTCAGTGGGCAGGGAACGATTTAGGCGCAGCCATGGTTGGCGTCAATCCTCTCCATGCGTTGCTGCCGGGTGAAATTAGTCCCTATTCCCCTTCAAGCCGGATGTTTCACAATCCCTTATATTTGGATATTGAGCGAATTCCCGAACATGATGAAAGCCCGGTTGCCCAGCGACGCGTCAAAAGCCGAGTCTTTCAGAACACGTTGAGCGCCCTTCGAGCATCTCCGACGGTTGATTACGATTCGGTGCAGGCCATCAAATATAAACATTTCGAAATCCTGTATCGTCAGTTTCTCAAAAACCATCTGGTTCCCCGGTCACGCCGGGGATTGGCCTTTCTGCGATTTATTCAACAGCAAGGAAGCAATCTCGAACACTTTGCCTGTTTTCAGGTATTAGGTGAAATTTTTTCGCGTACCCGTTCTCCCAAGAAAAAGGCAAAAAGTTGGCAGAATTGGCCGAAAGAATTCAGAGACCCGCTCTCTCCTCAGGTGCAAAGGTTTTCCCGCAAACATGCTACACGCATCAATTTTTTTCGATACCTTGAATGGATATGTCAGGACCAGCTTGAGGAAGTGAGAAAAACTGCGCGTCGCCTGCGTATGCCCGTTGGCCTCTATCAAGATCTCGCCGTAGGGATCGATCCCAATGGCTATGAAGCCTGGGCCTTCCAGAATCAATTGGTGACGCAGGCATCCATTGGGACCCCACCGGAAATTTTCTCTCCCAAAGGCCAGAATTGGAACCTGGTGCCGCTTTCCCCCGAACATCTCCATCAACAAGGCTATGAGGTCTTTGTCAAAACGTTTCAGGCCATGATGAACGGCGGCGGCTTATTGCGTATTGATCATGCCATGGGGCTGTTCCGATTGTTCTGGATTCCGCGAGGAAAGTCGCCCTCCGAAGGCGCCTATATTCATTATCCCGCCGAGGCGTTATTAGCGATTCTGGCTTTGGAGAGTCATAAGTCTCAGACCACCATTGTTGGAGAAGATCTGGGAACAATTACCCCTCACATTAGAGCAACCCTCAGTCTCTCTGGTTTGCTGAGCTACCGGCTTTTATTATTTGAAAAATCCAGGAAAGGGAATTTTATCCCACCGCACCGGTATAAAAAATCTGCTATGGTTGCGGTCTCCACCCATGATTTACCGACATTGAAGGGGTATTGGGAAGGTCGGGATATTCACTGGAAAACACAATTGAATGTCTATACTGACTCGACAGCTAGAGGGAAAGAATGGCGTGCACGTAACCACGAAAAAAGATTATTACTGCAAGCCCTCAGAAAAGAAGGATTGTTGGCCGGTCCCCATTCCGGAACACCACAATCCCTCCCTTCCTTCACCTCTGAATTGCAGCAAGCCGTGTATGCCTATTTAGCTAGAACCCCGAGCTTTCTCTTAGCGATATCCCTGGAAGATCTCCTTGGGGATACAGACACACCTAATATCCCGGGGGCACCTTCTCGTGCCTATCCGGTCTGGAGGATGAAAGCCGGTTCCCAAGGATCTGATTTGCACGAATGGCGAGATTCGCCGGACATTGCCAAGTTGGTGAGGGTCATCAATCGTGAACGAAAACGACCCCAATCGGCTAAGAATAAGCAATCTAAAACAACCAGGTCGCCGTCTCGGCATTCCTAA
- a CDS encoding Ni/Fe hydrogenase subunit alpha, with protein sequence MPGTPDKSRTIKIDMMARVEGEGALHITVQDGQVRDVQLRIFEPPRFFEAFLQGRHVTEVPDIVARICGICPVAYQMSAVHAMEQIFHVQMPQSLRDLRRLLYCGEWIESHVLHIYMLQGPDFLGFDSGFEMARSHPDLVKRGLRMKKAGNDLLTLLGGRSVHPVSVKIGGFSQVPTRNALHGLKDEFLWARDAAAETLRWVSGFEFQDPEQAYTFLALRGPSEYPMNEGDVVTNRGLRMAASEFEHHFHEEQVPYSNALHCTLNGQSYLTGPLARLALNQDQLSLLAKDVLQSTGLVLPFNRASMGIVARSVEVLYAFDEALRLIDQYERPTAPDVPVTLRAGTGMAATEAPRGLLYHRYEVKADGTIRLAKIVPPTSQNQRRMEDDLRNLLPDILHLNDQETAMKCEELIRSYDPCISCATHFLTLTKENLPPAMS encoded by the coding sequence ATGCCTGGGACTCCTGACAAATCAAGAACCATCAAAATCGACATGATGGCCAGGGTAGAAGGGGAAGGGGCCCTTCACATCACCGTCCAGGATGGTCAGGTCCGGGATGTCCAACTCCGGATTTTTGAACCTCCACGATTTTTTGAAGCCTTCCTTCAGGGACGTCACGTCACCGAAGTGCCCGATATTGTGGCCCGTATTTGCGGTATCTGTCCTGTGGCTTATCAAATGAGTGCAGTCCATGCCATGGAACAAATCTTCCATGTGCAGATGCCACAAAGCCTTCGCGACTTACGTCGACTGCTCTATTGCGGGGAATGGATTGAAAGTCATGTTCTGCATATTTATATGCTCCAGGGTCCGGATTTCTTAGGATTCGACAGTGGGTTTGAAATGGCTCGTTCCCATCCAGACCTTGTGAAGCGAGGGCTTCGAATGAAAAAAGCGGGCAATGATCTGTTAACGCTGTTAGGGGGACGATCGGTGCATCCGGTTTCCGTGAAGATTGGCGGATTCTCCCAAGTGCCGACCAGGAATGCCTTACATGGGCTGAAGGACGAATTCCTTTGGGCCAGAGATGCCGCTGCGGAAACGCTTCGATGGGTGAGCGGGTTTGAGTTTCAAGATCCCGAACAGGCTTATACCTTCCTCGCCCTCCGGGGACCTTCTGAATATCCGATGAATGAAGGCGACGTCGTCACCAATCGAGGGCTCCGCATGGCCGCATCGGAGTTTGAACATCATTTCCATGAAGAACAAGTACCCTATTCCAATGCCCTCCACTGCACGTTGAATGGACAATCTTATCTCACAGGGCCGTTAGCCCGGCTCGCTCTCAACCAGGACCAGCTTTCGTTGTTGGCCAAAGACGTCTTACAGAGCACGGGATTGGTTCTCCCTTTCAACCGCGCGTCCATGGGTATCGTGGCACGATCGGTGGAAGTGCTCTATGCCTTTGACGAGGCCCTTCGACTCATTGACCAGTATGAGCGACCAACTGCTCCGGACGTTCCAGTGACACTCCGCGCAGGAACCGGTATGGCCGCGACCGAAGCCCCGCGAGGGCTTTTATATCATCGTTATGAGGTCAAGGCTGATGGAACCATTCGCCTCGCCAAGATTGTGCCGCCAACCTCCCAAAATCAACGCCGCATGGAGGACGATCTTCGAAACCTTCTGCCAGACATCCTTCATCTCAACGATCAGGAAACGGCGATGAAATGCGAAGAACTGATTCGCAGTTATGATCCCTGCATCTCCTGCGCAACACATTTTTTAACACTGACCAAAGAAAACCTCCCTCCGGCGATGTCCTAA
- a CDS encoding 4Fe-4S dicluster domain-containing protein, whose protein sequence is MTHESFKPSPPGLLHRQDFSHLIRILQNLGYRILGPVLFNGTIQWGEITRGEDLPIGWKDHQRPGSYRLEPDSNPRYFNIVHGPQSLKPLVFTPRETLLVLDRNGKTFCAKETVPEIPRTAVLGVRACDLAGLGIQDQIFLNGSYPDPYYQQRRNNLLLIAVNCTRALETCFCASMGTGPKAQEGYDLSLTEADEDFLIQAGSPTGLEVLEHLACGVASEARIQQDEERIAACAASQTKTLPHASLPHGLYEAHNHARWDEVAARCLACTNCTMVCPTCFCHGVEETPSLDHQQSEHARVWDSCFTSDHGYIHGKNFRPTTKDRYRMWLTHKLGSWIDQFGMSGCVGCGRCITWCPVGIDLTEEVHVLCQPPE, encoded by the coding sequence ATGACCCACGAATCTTTTAAACCTTCTCCGCCTGGACTCTTACACCGCCAGGATTTTTCTCATCTCATTCGCATTCTCCAGAACCTTGGCTATCGGATTCTTGGTCCGGTCCTCTTCAACGGCACGATTCAATGGGGAGAAATTACCCGGGGAGAAGACCTCCCGATCGGGTGGAAAGACCACCAACGCCCAGGAAGTTATCGACTGGAACCAGACTCCAATCCCCGGTATTTTAATATCGTTCACGGCCCACAATCTCTCAAGCCACTGGTGTTTACTCCACGAGAAACCCTGTTAGTCCTGGACCGCAACGGAAAAACATTTTGTGCCAAAGAGACCGTTCCTGAGATACCACGAACCGCCGTGCTGGGAGTACGAGCGTGCGATCTTGCAGGACTCGGCATTCAAGATCAGATTTTCCTGAACGGTTCCTATCCTGATCCCTACTACCAACAGCGACGGAACAATCTCCTCCTCATCGCCGTCAACTGCACGAGGGCGCTGGAAACGTGCTTTTGCGCGTCAATGGGGACCGGACCAAAAGCCCAGGAAGGGTACGATCTCAGCCTGACCGAAGCCGATGAAGATTTTCTGATTCAAGCCGGAAGCCCCACCGGACTGGAAGTTTTGGAACACCTTGCGTGCGGTGTGGCCTCTGAAGCGCGGATTCAGCAGGACGAAGAACGGATAGCCGCCTGCGCAGCCAGCCAGACGAAGACACTTCCACATGCTTCGTTACCACATGGCTTATATGAGGCTCACAATCACGCCAGATGGGACGAGGTCGCCGCACGCTGCCTGGCCTGCACCAACTGTACGATGGTCTGCCCCACCTGTTTTTGTCATGGGGTGGAGGAAACTCCGTCCCTGGACCACCAACAATCGGAACATGCTCGAGTCTGGGATTCGTGTTTCACGTCGGATCACGGCTACATCCACGGGAAAAACTTCCGACCCACCACCAAAGACCGCTACCGCATGTGGCTGACTCACAAATTAGGGTCATGGATCGACCAATTCGGCATGTCGGGATGCGTCGGTTGTGGACGCTGCATCACCTGGTGTCCGGTGGGCATTGACCTCACCGAGGAGGTCCACGTCCTCTGCCAGCCACCAGAATAA
- a CDS encoding S16 family serine protease translates to MINKADRKKVSMLLGLVLTLNVVCANSLGASPSVHQIPHLIIPILGTSLNKQFRPVGMVSQVVIDVYERQDHNGLQIQFHTEPGNFSLFARQSIHAAITRALAAANLPSESWTVLLKFPYTGLTVYGESLSAMVGLSVVSMIKGDHLLEGRALTGTITEGGSIGAVGGLQLKILAAYENHFERVLVPSEYDVRDGDWRTPFLMQVSPVGTVDEAYFGLTGHHLATLP, encoded by the coding sequence ATGATTAATAAAGCGGACAGGAAGAAGGTCTCAATGCTTCTGGGGTTAGTCTTAACCCTTAATGTGGTATGTGCCAATAGTCTTGGGGCTAGTCCGTCTGTTCATCAGATTCCGCATCTGATCATTCCCATCCTGGGGACATCTCTCAACAAACAATTCAGGCCGGTGGGCATGGTGAGCCAGGTGGTGATTGATGTCTATGAACGTCAGGATCATAACGGCCTTCAAATCCAATTTCATACCGAACCAGGAAATTTTTCGTTGTTTGCCCGTCAGTCGATCCATGCAGCCATCACTCGGGCGCTGGCTGCTGCCAATCTTCCGTCGGAATCCTGGACTGTCCTCCTGAAATTTCCCTATACCGGACTCACGGTCTATGGGGAAAGCCTTTCGGCCATGGTGGGCCTGAGCGTGGTGTCCATGATCAAGGGAGATCATCTCCTGGAAGGACGGGCCCTCACCGGAACGATCACGGAAGGAGGATCGATCGGAGCGGTGGGAGGGCTTCAACTCAAAATCTTAGCTGCTTACGAAAATCACTTTGAGCGTGTGTTAGTTCCCAGCGAGTATGATGTACGGGATGGAGATTGGCGTACCCCGTTTTTGATGCAGGTCTCCCCTGTTGGGACGGTCGATGAAGCCTACTTCGGGCTGACCGGACATCATTTGGCGACCCTTCCTTAA
- a CDS encoding ferritin-like domain-containing protein yields MASVGYHEPIEELSHETRDMHRAIFSLMEELEAVDWYNQRANACKDADLKAILAHNRDEEKEHASMVLEWIRRKDPSFSKHLKDYLFTEKPIAHT; encoded by the coding sequence ATGGCGAGTGTCGGCTATCACGAACCCATTGAGGAATTGTCCCATGAAACACGTGACATGCATCGAGCCATCTTTTCGTTGATGGAAGAACTGGAGGCGGTTGATTGGTACAATCAGCGCGCGAATGCGTGCAAAGACGCGGACCTCAAAGCCATTCTTGCGCACAATCGAGACGAGGAGAAGGAACATGCGTCGATGGTGCTTGAATGGATTCGACGCAAGGATCCTTCATTTTCGAAGCATTTGAAGGACTATCTGTTTACGGAGAAACCCATCGCGCATACATAA
- a CDS encoding type 1 glutamine amidotransferase domain-containing protein — MSKKILVVLTSVAKYPNLNRATGLWLGEAVHFVKKVQEAGYEVDYVSPKGGYTPIDPHSLAQADATDWEWYQKKEFMNRLGTTRQATNVNSDDYVAIYYTGGHGVIWDFPENETLQTLSRKIYENGGLVSSVCHGALGLLNIRLSDGTVLIKNKNVTGFSNEEEKLVELDKVVPLLTETELVKRGAIYKKSDKPWGPFALEDSRLITGQNPASGGAVADLLIAAIRKSA; from the coding sequence ATGAGCAAGAAAATCCTAGTAGTTCTTACCAGCGTGGCGAAATATCCAAATTTAAATCGTGCGACCGGATTATGGTTGGGTGAGGCCGTACACTTCGTGAAGAAAGTTCAAGAGGCTGGCTATGAAGTCGATTATGTCAGCCCAAAAGGAGGCTATACTCCGATTGACCCGCATAGTCTTGCGCAGGCAGATGCGACGGATTGGGAATGGTACCAGAAAAAAGAATTTATGAATCGCCTCGGGACCACGCGACAAGCAACCAATGTTAATTCAGATGATTACGTGGCGATCTACTATACCGGCGGTCATGGGGTGATCTGGGATTTCCCTGAGAATGAAACATTACAGACCCTCAGCCGGAAGATTTATGAGAATGGTGGACTCGTTTCCTCAGTGTGTCACGGCGCTCTCGGTTTGCTGAACATTCGCTTATCGGATGGAACGGTACTCATTAAGAACAAAAACGTCACCGGCTTTTCCAACGAAGAAGAAAAGCTGGTGGAACTCGACAAGGTCGTGCCATTGCTGACAGAGACTGAATTGGTTAAGCGAGGGGCCATATATAAAAAATCCGATAAGCCGTGGGGGCCGTTTGCGCTGGAAGATTCCAGACTCATCACCGGACAGAATCCGGCATCGGGTGGTGCTGTTGCTGATCTCCTGATAGCGGCCATTCGAAAAAGTGCCTAA
- a CDS encoding Hsp20/alpha crystallin family protein → MSAITNWDPLRELDELQGRLSTLFGRAPVRKEGERQEALRVAEWAPLVDITEDTKEYLVKAELPEVKKDEIKISVQNDVLVLSGERKYEKEEKDKKYHRIERAYGSFSRSFTIPEDADPEKVSAEFKEGVLHVHLPKSDRAKPKSIAVKVS, encoded by the coding sequence ATGAGTGCCATCACAAATTGGGATCCCTTACGAGAATTGGATGAGTTACAGGGTCGGCTTTCAACCTTGTTTGGCCGGGCACCGGTCAGAAAAGAAGGGGAACGTCAAGAAGCGTTGCGCGTCGCCGAATGGGCTCCCCTGGTAGACATCACGGAAGACACAAAAGAATACCTGGTCAAAGCCGAGCTTCCCGAGGTCAAAAAGGATGAAATTAAAATCAGTGTACAAAACGATGTGTTAGTCCTTTCCGGTGAACGAAAGTATGAGAAGGAAGAGAAGGACAAAAAGTACCACCGGATCGAGCGGGCCTATGGGAGTTTTTCCCGAAGTTTCACCATCCCCGAAGATGCCGATCCCGAGAAAGTGTCGGCGGAATTCAAGGAAGGGGTGTTGCACGTCCATTTACCGAAAAGCGACCGGGCAAAACCGAAAAGTATTGCTGTAAAAGTTTCATGA
- a CDS encoding FAD/NAD(P)-binding protein, translated as MSYQKCQTMPHNPYLIHPAVIVDRKQESTDIVTFRLQLTDPDHRKSFRFEAGQFNMLYVFGVGEVAISIVSDPGEPEFLDHTIRVVGRITQVLGAMQVGESVGVRGPFGIGWPMKEAQGKDVVIVTGGLGCAPVVGAIEFMFRRREEYGAMTILHGVKTPHDLLYRERFDAWRHQPRTQVLLTSDEPGKTWHSHVGVVTELFDQLQLDPDNTLVMMCGPEIMMRIACHTLSHQGLRPDAMYVSLERHMECGIGLCGHCQLGPFFVCKDGPVMRLDRVVPHFGKVGV; from the coding sequence GTGTCATACCAAAAATGCCAAACCATGCCTCATAATCCCTACCTCATACATCCGGCTGTGATCGTGGACAGGAAACAGGAGTCCACCGACATTGTCACCTTTCGACTGCAACTCACCGACCCTGATCACCGGAAGTCATTCCGCTTTGAGGCCGGGCAGTTCAACATGCTCTATGTGTTTGGTGTAGGGGAGGTAGCCATTTCCATAGTCTCGGACCCTGGCGAGCCGGAATTTCTGGACCACACCATTCGTGTGGTGGGACGGATCACGCAGGTACTGGGCGCGATGCAAGTAGGTGAAAGTGTGGGTGTTCGTGGGCCCTTCGGCATTGGATGGCCCATGAAGGAAGCGCAAGGAAAGGACGTGGTTATCGTCACCGGCGGATTGGGTTGTGCCCCCGTGGTGGGAGCCATTGAATTTATGTTCCGCAGGCGGGAGGAGTATGGCGCCATGACCATTCTTCACGGGGTCAAAACCCCCCACGACTTGCTCTATCGGGAACGCTTCGATGCCTGGCGCCACCAACCCCGCACGCAGGTGCTGCTGACCAGCGATGAACCCGGCAAAACCTGGCATAGCCATGTGGGCGTGGTCACCGAATTGTTTGACCAACTGCAGTTGGACCCTGACAATACGCTGGTCATGATGTGCGGACCGGAGATCATGATGCGGATTGCCTGTCATACCCTCTCGCATCAAGGTCTGCGCCCTGACGCCATGTATGTGTCGTTGGAGCGGCATATGGAATGCGGCATCGGACTCTGCGGGCATTGTCAGCTCGGGCCGTTCTTTGTCTGTAAGGACGGGCCCGTCATGCGATTAGACCGGGTGGTGCCGCATTTCGGAAAAGTGGGTGTGTAG
- a CDS encoding universal stress protein → MVKIVTHILLPTDFSPSSTPAFRYAVEWAKVFEAQLTILHVHSLQPGLDIDAGVAQQFLDEQRKVAREELDTLVAEARQQVPRASMELLAGLPSECICEVAREKKCDLIMMGTHGWTGFNRVLFGSVAERVIQRAPCPVLSIPHRESEDISAMHPLQILPRQIVLPLEFSDCSMDAYEYAVQIAKWFDVPLTLVHAIEPLSYSLDFTLTHPLQEKTNRDKVEKRLADLTAVLSEQGLSAQYELLDKPTVDGILETSAIQQADLIIMGSHGRKGLTRMILGSTAYKVLEQSPYPVLTIKSPKFEGGHHPSHANDKTTSSQA, encoded by the coding sequence ATGGTCAAGATCGTCACCCATATCCTGCTTCCTACCGATTTTTCACCAAGCTCCACTCCTGCCTTTCGATATGCGGTGGAGTGGGCAAAAGTCTTTGAAGCGCAACTGACCATTCTTCATGTCCATTCCCTGCAACCGGGGCTGGATATCGACGCCGGAGTCGCCCAACAATTCCTGGATGAACAACGCAAGGTGGCTCGGGAAGAGTTGGACACACTCGTGGCCGAGGCTCGGCAACAAGTCCCGCGCGCATCCATGGAGTTGCTGGCAGGTCTCCCTTCTGAATGCATTTGCGAGGTCGCACGGGAGAAAAAATGCGATTTAATTATGATGGGAACACACGGGTGGACGGGATTCAATCGAGTCTTATTCGGGAGCGTGGCGGAACGGGTGATTCAACGAGCCCCATGTCCGGTTCTGTCCATTCCTCACCGGGAATCAGAGGATATCTCCGCGATGCATCCCTTGCAAATCCTCCCGCGCCAAATCGTTCTGCCTTTAGAATTCTCCGATTGCTCCATGGATGCCTATGAATACGCGGTCCAAATTGCCAAATGGTTTGATGTGCCTCTGACCCTGGTCCACGCCATTGAACCATTGTCTTACAGTTTGGACTTCACCCTGACTCATCCGCTTCAAGAAAAAACCAACCGGGATAAAGTCGAAAAGCGATTGGCTGACCTCACCGCCGTCCTGTCCGAACAGGGTCTATCCGCCCAATATGAGTTACTCGATAAGCCAACCGTGGATGGCATCCTGGAAACCAGTGCCATTCAGCAAGCCGATCTTATTATCATGGGTAGCCATGGCCGAAAAGGACTGACCCGGATGATCCTGGGAAGCACAGCCTATAAGGTACTCGAACAAAGTCCCTATCCCGTCCTCACGATTAAAAGTCCGAAATTCGAAGGAGGACATCATCCATCGCACGCCAATGACAAGACCACATCCTCTCAGGCCTAA
- a CDS encoding cupin domain-containing protein, giving the protein MEYFTCKKFSLPLTRQEVAQSWSQRGYSCDVFVDPPGREWNDFVHSTNELVTVVEGKLRMTIEGEEIIAEPGDEVFIPKEACHSVKNIYHATTTWLYGYD; this is encoded by the coding sequence TTGGAATATTTTACCTGTAAAAAGTTTTCTCTCCCACTTACTCGCCAGGAGGTGGCTCAGTCATGGAGTCAGCGGGGGTATTCGTGCGATGTGTTTGTCGATCCTCCCGGGCGGGAGTGGAATGATTTCGTTCATTCGACCAACGAACTGGTCACCGTTGTGGAAGGAAAATTGCGAATGACCATTGAGGGTGAAGAGATTATCGCGGAACCCGGAGATGAGGTATTCATTCCGAAAGAAGCCTGTCATTCGGTAAAAAATATTTATCATGCGACGACCACATGGCTGTATGGATATGATTGA